The DNA window aatatatgtaAGACCagatagtctgatgggtgagaatattatcaagtgctggtcaaattgtgaatgagaaacTGATTAAGTGTTTGCAGCCTACACAAGAAACAGAGCAGAGCTCATGCCATttatgcaacttttttcaaatcatccttAAGAGtcccatcatgcagccttagaatgcataaaaaatctaaacatattgACTAGTGTTTGCATCACAACTAatgttgcataaataactctaaattaaacaTATAGGAGGACATGTTTCTTTGTAAACCACTCGACAAAGAATAGCCTAGTGTGCACTCCCTCaggaaatcgtttggagaaaatatcctttctattttatcgTTCCATTGTATCATTCATACTAtacaataatataaaaataatgcCAAGGAATTcaaagcaaatcttgtctgctatagtgaacaaaaatataaatgcaacatgcagcaAATTCTAATATTTTACACAGTTatattcatataaggaaatcagtcagttgaaatatattcattaggccctaatctatggatttaacatgactgggaatacagatgtgcatctgttggtcacagataccttaaaaaataaTAAGCCTCGCAATGggcaggatctcatcatggtatcactgtgcattcaaattgccatcgataaaatgcaattgtgttcattgtccatagcttatgcccaTGCCATAACCcgactgccaccatggggcactctgttcacaatattGACATTAGCAAAATCAgcccggttggacatactgctaaattctctaaaacgacattggaagtggcttatggtaaagaaattaacattcactTCTCTtcccaacagctctggtggacattcttgcagtcaccATACCAATTGCAaggtccctcaaaacttgagatctgtggcattgtgttgtgtgacaaaactgtacactttagagtggtcttttactGTCCCccacacaaggtgcacctgtgtaatgattgtgctgtttaatcagcttcttgatatgccacacctgtaaggTGGATAGATtgtcttggtaaaggagaaatgctcgctaacagggatgtaaacaaatttgtgcacaacatttgagagaaataagctttttgtgcatatggaacatttctgtgatcttttatttcagctcatgaaacatgggaccaacactttacatgttgcatttatattttttatactttttatatttatacttaaaaaaattatttatacttttatttttatatacttaagtatattttagcagttacattcagtttgatacttaagtatattttactgggtgacttttactcaagtatgacaattgggtacatttgccaatatatatatatatatatatatatatatatatatatatatatatatatatacacacatacagtggggagaacaagtatttgatacactgccgattttgcaggttttcctacttacaaagcatgtagaggtctgtaatttttaccATAGGTACACTttaactgtgagagacggaatctaaaacaaaaatccagaaaatcacattgtatgatttttaagtgcacgtatgataaaaattacagacctctacatgctttgtaagtaggaaaacctgcaaaatcggcagtgtatcaaatacttgttctcccgtacagacagtatggtgactgtttaacagtctgatggcctggggatataagctgtttttcagtctctcagtcccagctttgatgcacctgtactttctccgccttctagatggtagcccGGTAAACAGGCAGCGgttcgggtggctgaggtccttggtGATCTTcttagccttcctgtgacattgagtGCTGCAGATGTCctagagggcaggcagtgtgccctagCTGAcgagttggagagccctgtggtttgCGGATGGTGCAATTGCCTCaacaggctgtgatacagcccaacaggatgtactcaatggtgcatctgtagaagtttgtgagggtcttaaggaccaagacaaatttcttcagcctcctgaggttgaagaggcgctgcactttgtaacacaataaaatgtaatGAAATCCAAGGGGGGTGTAGAATTTCTATAGGGACTGTAAATGAGGACATTTGTTAATCATTTTATTACATGTACCTTTTGCAAAAGTACAATAACGTATCTTGGGAAAATATTGGTTGATCTAAGCATTGTTTCGCTAGGCTAATTTGGGTAATCTGGCTGGTGGAGAAAAGTCTACTGACCTACTAACCTAATCAAATACCATAGAATTCTGGGTGACATGTCATACACATCAGGTAGGCCTCTGCGCTTCAGCAAACAAAGGAAAATAGGAGGGGTGCTCAACAATAATGTAATATAGAATACCCACTCACTAATGAATGTGCAGGTagacatttattttcatgaatCTTGCCTTGGAGGACTaagcgatttccactagatgggtCAGCTGCaatgtcaaaattggctatatcgtaaaaagtcatgaaaaattaggttagggttagcggTGTGGTTAAGGATAGTGTTAAGGTTTAAGGTTTAAAATCATATTTTactactttgtggctgtgccagctagtgatcactctgcagagctgtctccaaggcaggattcatgacaataaatgccaacctgcgaTGAATGCTCCCATTGTTAACAATGCACAGTAAAACAACATTGGCGTTCATCAGCGTGCAGGTATATTTTCAGTATTTCTTAAGTACATTTTTTGTACCCAGCACCTATAAGTCATTAGATGTGTGTACACTACATTTGAAATGAGTGCTCAATAACAAGGACAGGAATCCAAAAAAGGTTTACCCAATAAGAAATATTAGAATGCTTAGGCTTCGTTCCATGAGATGGACAGAACAGGTATACTGACGTGGAATTCAAACtttctgtttgaaaaggaaaCTCTAGCACACTTGCTTTTTTTTGTCAAAATACCACCATCAATGTTTAGTACCAGATCCATGAAACACATTATGGAGCATAAAATTGAGGGCAACATTTCCCACCTGACAGGTGTCTTTATGAGAGGAAAATGTTTCCcaagtatttttttttctaccaagtctgcaaaaatgttttatttcaacaTTACCCTATTTGCCAGGTGTGTCATTGTTAATAACTACCATAGTACTGATAGCTATGTGCTTTAACCAACATTGATATTGGAGCATTGCCAAACCTTAACATATAAGTACCTCAAGGAAGCAACGTTCAACAGATCCTCACTGAGACCTCACTACAACAGTCATGATGTACCAGGCTTTTCTGCTGACGATCCCTCTACTGATGGTTTTTCAGACGTCATGCATAAACCCTTCACCGCTTGATTCTGTAAAAATGATTGAGCAGGCAAGAGCTCCAAAAGTTAGCTTGAGCCGTCTTGGTGAGCTAAGAAATAGGGCTAAATTCATTGGCAGAAGCTGCAAGGAAGTGAAGGACCGATATGGTCAAGCTGAAGACGGTCTGTACTACCTGACCACATCTACTGGGGTGGTGTACCAGACCTTCTGTGACATGACCACAGCGGGCGGCGGCTGGACTCTGGTGGCAAGCGTGCATGAGGACAACATCTACGGGAAGTGCACAGTTGGCGATCGTTGGACCAGCCAGCAGGGCAACAATGCCAACTGGCCAAAAGGGGAAGGCAACTGGGCCAACAGGAAGACTTTTGGAACAGTCGAGGCAGCCACGGACGATGACTTCAAGAATCCTGGCTACTACGACATAGATGCAGAAGACATGTCGGTGTGGCACGTTCCCAACAAAACGCCCTTTTACCACTGGAACCTGGCTGCGATCATGCGCTACCACACTGAGAGGCGCTTCCTCCATCTGTACGGAGGAAACCTGTACTACCTCTTCCACCGCTACCCGGTCGAGTACAACGTTGGGGCACACCTGTCCGACAATGGACCCTCCATTCCAATAGTGTATGACCTCGGGGACAAAGAGTCCACCAAAATGTTCTACGGCCCTAACACTAGAGGGGAGACTGAGGGAGGCTTCATCAGTTTCAGAGCCATAAACCTTGAACGGGCGGCAACAGCCATCTGCTCTGGGGTCAAACCCAAAGGCGGTGAGGTTGATGCATACTGTATTGGTGGTGGTGGGTTTTTCCCTCAGGGTAATCCTCTTCAGTGTGGGGATTTCACCTCCTTTGCCTGGAATGGCTATGGGACCAATGTAGGTTGGAGTGCATCAAAACAGATGCTGGAGTCAGCTGTGTTACTCTTTTATCGCTAATTCACAGTGCATTTACTTTTCTTTGAATGTTTCATAGATTGATTGATAGATTTTTGGGTAAAACAATTCGTACAGTTTTAAATGAAAAGTACATTTAAAAGTAATTTTGGTAATAATATTTTTTATCTATTCATTCCATTACTATAAGGAAATAGCATAAAGCAATAACCATTCCATCTATCATAAAAATATTTGCATCTCATACAATCATTAAATGCTTATAGCTGATAGTCACAAGTATTATTATGTCATGTGAGGCCCTTAATAACTGAATTAGGGTAAGGTTACTGTCAACCACTTTGTGACACCTGTTGTGTTGGGGTGATGGGCGCTGTAAATTCAGTGtatggattgtgtgtgtttgtttgatcaTTCTTACTGCAGTAATGTAACAATAAAGTGGTCTATGGATCTGAGAACATTAAATGAGCCTACTGTACTTTTTCATTATAATATTTCTTTTTTGGTGGGTGGGTTAAGATGAACTTACCTTTTgtcaaggagggagagagagatggagaggacatattctgaggagagaggggaaaaaacagagagaggagagagctataaggtgagagagagagaaataaataaataaagagaatCAGAAGGAGGGGGAGACGAAAGGACATAGAGAGGACTTGTTCTGAGTGCTGTAATGATGCCCCATTGTTTTGACACAACTAGCtacactcaacaacaaaaaatgctgggttgtttgaACGACCCAACTGCTGGTTTGCAGGGATTGTGTCACTTAGTTGGGTTTTCTTTAATAAGAGCAAGGTTCTGATCTtaatgctgggttattgatgttGAGCTATTGAGATATGACCCAGTGGGTGGATTATTTCTCCCACAAATGTAGAAGATCAATGTGATCCAGCAAGCTCGTGAATGAGGATTGTTGGAGCTGTGTACCATACAGTGCAGCTGGCACTGAGTGGAATGACTTTTAGACAGGCAAATGGGCAAGGCTTTGTGGCTGACCAAAAACGGTAAGTAAAAAAAACAGCTAGGAATAAATGACCTAGCTATCATAATTACATATTATCTCAGTAATTGACAATTTTATATAATCATAGCTAGCAAACTACTTATCTAACATTTTCTAATTTAGCTGGCTAGCAAGCTATTTTCCTGTGCTGTGTGTGGTACTTAACATTTTAAGTttggttgtatttttttaatcctAATTGTTTCtgaattggctagctagctggggatacctagtcagttatacaactgaaatgtgtcttccgcatttaacccaacctctgaatcagagatcgACATAGTCGGCATATCAGGCTGCGTGGCCCTGATACTAAAGACTGCATGGCCCTGATACTAAAGTCTGCATGGCCCTGAAACTAGAGGCTGCATGGCCCTGATACTAAAGGCTGCATGGCCCTGATACTAGAGGCTGCATGGCCCTGATACTAAAGTCTGCATGGCCCTGATACTAAAGGCTGCATGGCCCTGACACTAGAGGCTGCATGGCCCTGATACTAAAGTCTGCATGGCCCTGATACTAAAGACTGCATGGCCCTGATACTAAAGGCTGCATGGCCCTGACACTAGAGGCTACATGGCCCTGATACTAAAGTCTGCATGGTCCTGATACTAGAGGCTGCATGGCCCTGATACTAGAACCTGCATGGCCCTGATACTAGAGGCTGCATGGCCCTGATACTAGAGGCTGCGTGGCCCTGATACTAGAACCTGCATGGCCCTGATACTAGAGGCTGCATGGCCCTGATACTAGAGGCTGCATGGCCCTGATACTAGAGTCTGCATGGCCCAGTTACTAGAGGCTACACTCGGTACACCACCAGTGTACTGAGTGCAGGTATCTACATATTGAAATGAAAGTAGTGTCTCAAATGGTTATCCATTTTGGCTGTCCCCTAAAACCTTGTTGTCTTTATTCCCCAGATACTAAAGACGACATGGTCCTGAGAGGGCTTTTCCCACCACCAGTGTAACAAGTTGGAAACAAGACTGTCCACCCAAGCATTGATGAGCGCAGAAAGTCATAATGTAGCGTAAGTATAATGAATCATATTTTATATGTAATACTGTATACCATGTTCTGATACCACACTGTGTataccac is part of the Salmo trutta chromosome 34, fSalTru1.1, whole genome shotgun sequence genome and encodes:
- the LOC115173763 gene encoding intelectin, producing the protein MMYQAFLLTIPLLMVFQTSCINPSPLDSVKMIEQARAPKVSLSRLGELRNRAKFIGRSCKEVKDRYGQAEDGLYYLTTSTGVVYQTFCDMTTAGGGWTLVASVHEDNIYGKCTVGDRWTSQQGNNANWPKGEGNWANRKTFGTVEAATDDDFKNPGYYDIDAEDMSVWHVPNKTPFYHWNLAAIMRYHTERRFLHLYGGNLYYLFHRYPVEYNVGAHLSDNGPSIPIVYDLGDKESTKMFYGPNTRGETEGGFISFRAINLERAATAICSGVKPKGGEVDAYCIGGGGFFPQGNPLQCGDFTSFAWNGYGTNVGWSASKQMLESAVLLFYR